In a single window of the Methanolobus psychrophilus R15 genome:
- a CDS encoding site-specific DNA-methyltransferase (adenine-specific), subunit M: MSENNSSVVSKVWSFCNVLRDGGVSYGDYLEQLTFLIFLKMADEYRKPPYNRDIGIPEEYRWDVLKQKRGAELDTHYRNLLDELAKKPGMLGQIFLKAQNKISDPAMLYKVIDMIDKESWVMMGVDTKGEIYEGLLQKNAEDTKSGAGQYFTPRPLIKVMVECLRPQPMKTIGDPCCGTGGFFLAAYDFLTSKQSHNQLDKEQSRFLKDRTFGGNEIVPGTRRLALMNLFLHNIGEIDGEPMISNSDALIADPGIRYDYVLTNPPFGKKSSMTFTNNEGEQEKEDLTYNRQDFWVTTSNKQLNFVQHIHTILKAGGHAAVVLPDNVLFEGGAGETVRRKLMETTDLHTILRLPTGIFYANGVKANVLFFEAKAAAKNPWTKEVWIYDYRTNVHHTLKKNPLKYADLEDFISCYNPDDRHKRSETWSEDNPEGRFRRFAYEEIIARDKTSLDIFWLKDKSLADLDNLPDPDILANEIIENIEAGLESFREIVITLNGNGGST, translated from the coding sequence ATGTCTGAAAATAATTCATCTGTTGTATCAAAAGTGTGGAGCTTCTGCAATGTATTGCGTGATGGCGGCGTGAGCTATGGAGATTATCTGGAGCAGCTGACCTTTCTCATATTCCTCAAAATGGCAGACGAGTACAGGAAACCGCCATATAACAGAGATATTGGCATCCCAGAGGAGTATAGATGGGATGTGCTTAAGCAAAAGAGAGGAGCTGAGCTTGACACTCATTACAGGAACTTGCTGGATGAGCTTGCAAAAAAGCCGGGGATGCTTGGACAGATATTCCTCAAGGCCCAGAATAAAATAAGCGACCCTGCAATGCTCTATAAGGTCATCGATATGATTGACAAAGAAAGCTGGGTCATGATGGGTGTTGACACCAAGGGCGAGATATATGAAGGCCTGCTACAGAAAAATGCAGAGGACACAAAGAGCGGGGCAGGTCAATACTTCACACCCAGGCCGCTTATCAAGGTCATGGTTGAGTGCCTGCGTCCACAGCCAATGAAGACCATAGGTGACCCTTGCTGCGGTACTGGTGGGTTCTTCCTTGCTGCCTATGACTTCCTCACATCAAAGCAATCACATAATCAGCTTGACAAGGAACAGAGTCGTTTTTTGAAAGACAGGACCTTCGGAGGCAATGAAATAGTCCCAGGAACCCGCAGGCTGGCGCTGATGAACCTCTTCCTGCACAACATTGGGGAAATAGACGGCGAGCCTATGATATCCAACTCTGATGCTCTCATAGCCGACCCCGGAATTCGGTATGACTACGTGCTCACCAATCCTCCCTTCGGAAAGAAGAGCAGCATGACCTTCACTAATAATGAAGGCGAGCAGGAAAAAGAAGACCTCACGTATAACCGCCAGGACTTCTGGGTCACTACCAGCAACAAACAACTCAACTTCGTGCAGCACATACACACTATCCTAAAAGCAGGCGGTCATGCAGCTGTGGTATTACCCGACAACGTTCTCTTCGAGGGTGGAGCCGGTGAAACCGTTCGCAGGAAACTCATGGAAACCACTGACCTGCATACCATATTGAGATTGCCTACAGGCATATTTTATGCTAATGGAGTTAAGGCGAACGTGCTATTTTTTGAGGCAAAAGCTGCGGCTAAAAACCCATGGACAAAAGAGGTGTGGATATACGATTACAGGACTAACGTGCATCACACACTGAAAAAGAATCCCCTGAAATACGCTGACCTCGAAGACTTCATAAGTTGCTATAACCCTGATGACCGACACAAGCGCAGTGAAACATGGAGTGAAGATAACCCAGAGGGCCGCTTCCGCAGGTTCGCCTACGAAGAGATTATAGCAAGGGACAAGACCAGCCTAGATATATTCTGGCTTAAGGACAAGAGCTTAGCAGACCTTGATAATCTTCCTGACCCTGATATCCTTGCAAATGAGATTATCGAGAATATCGAAGCGGGTTTAGAGAGTTTTAGGGAGATTGTGATAACGCTCAATGGAAATGGAGGAAGCACGTAA
- a CDS encoding hsdS produces the protein MEERNRWLECSLSDITDIYSGYGFPKNLQGKSNGKYPFFKVGDISKNVQAGNRYLNECVNYIDDLELKQLKAKPYPINTIVFAKIGEALKLNRRAITKEPAIVDNNAIGIKANEVLCLDLFLYYFLVRLKLEDYSRATTVPSVRKTDIENINFNLPPFPEQRAIVSKLEQLFSDLDNGIINLRLAQGQLKVYRQAVLKKAFEGELTRKWREQQVNLPDDWRWVKIDSILEDSKNGMKTGPFGTSLKKHEHQASGIPVYGIENIGEGVFRMPNKIFITERKFHELEAFKVQPNDIIISRSGTVGEICAIPEKIKEGIISTNLMRIRLNSSLISTKYFVYLFQGGNVREQVKELCKGSTRLFLNQTILYSINFPLCSFPEQQAIVQQIETRLSVCDKLEQDIVENLEKAEALRQSILKKAFEGKLLNERELEEVRSAPDWEPAEKLLERIKAEKATAK, from the coding sequence ATGGAAGAAAGAAACCGATGGTTAGAATGTTCACTGAGTGATATTACTGATATTTATTCCGGTTATGGTTTTCCAAAAAATCTTCAAGGAAAATCAAATGGCAAATATCCATTTTTCAAAGTTGGGGACATATCAAAAAACGTTCAAGCTGGAAATAGATACTTAAATGAGTGTGTAAATTACATTGACGACTTGGAGCTAAAACAGTTAAAGGCAAAACCGTATCCTATTAATACAATTGTCTTTGCTAAGATTGGGGAGGCACTTAAGCTTAATAGAAGAGCAATTACTAAAGAACCAGCTATCGTAGACAATAATGCTATTGGAATAAAAGCCAACGAGGTGCTTTGTCTAGATTTATTTTTATACTATTTTCTAGTTAGATTAAAACTTGAAGATTATTCAAGAGCAACTACTGTTCCATCAGTTCGAAAAACTGATATCGAAAATATAAATTTTAATCTCCCGCCCTTCCCCGAACAGCGCGCTATAGTCTCCAAACTCGAGCAACTCTTCAGCGACCTTGACAACGGCATCATCAATCTCAGACTGGCACAGGGGCAGCTCAAAGTTTACCGGCAGGCAGTGTTAAAGAAAGCTTTTGAGGGCGAGCTTACAAGGAAATGGCGGGAGCAGCAGGTCAATCTGCCGGATGATTGGCGCTGGGTTAAAATTGATTCTATTTTAGAAGATTCAAAGAATGGAATGAAAACTGGACCTTTTGGAACATCTTTAAAAAAACACGAACATCAAGCGAGTGGAATTCCAGTTTATGGAATAGAAAACATTGGCGAAGGCGTTTTTAGAATGCCAAATAAGATATTCATCACTGAAAGAAAATTCCATGAATTGGAAGCATTTAAAGTCCAACCAAATGATATTATTATTTCAAGGTCAGGAACCGTTGGAGAGATTTGTGCTATACCTGAAAAGATAAAAGAGGGGATAATTTCAACAAATCTAATGAGAATACGACTAAATAGTAGTCTTATTTCCACAAAGTACTTTGTTTATCTTTTCCAAGGTGGCAATGTAAGAGAACAAGTAAAAGAATTGTGCAAAGGTTCTACAAGGTTATTCCTTAATCAAACCATTTTATATTCCATTAATTTTCCACTCTGTTCCTTTCCCGAACAACAAGCCATCGTCCAGCAAATTGAAACGCGCCTTTCAGTCTGTGATAAACTGGAGCAGGACATTGTGGAGAATCTGGAGAAGGCTGAGGCGCTGCGGCAGAGTATTCTGAAAAAAGCGTTCGAAGGTAAGCTGCTCAATGAAAGGGAACTCGAAGAAGTGAGAAGTGCACCTGACTGGGAGCCGGCTGAGAAGCTGTTGGAAAGAATCAAGGCTGAGAAAGCTACCGCAAAATAA
- a CDS encoding type I site-specific deoxyribonuclease, whose translation MIQNQSPEQKARDTIDGKLINSGWVVQEKDRIDWKVSQGIAIKEYLTDVGPADYVLFIDRSPVGIIEAKKAEEGHKLTAVEEQSLGYASSKLKYLDNGPLPFVYESNGELTRFTDYRDPKPRSRPVFSFHRPETFRGWLGKDKSLRTRLHDIPGLGTRGMRDCQVRAIVKLEESFKDNRPRALIQMATGSGKTYTAITFIYRLLKYADAKKILFLVDTRNLGEQAEQEFMAYVPNDDNRKFTELYNVQRLRSSYISSDSQVCISTIQRLYSILKDEELDEDMEKENPAEKGWQPKEPLPVVYNEKIPIETFDFVVIDECHRSIYNLWQQVLDYFDAFLIGLTATPDKRTFGFFNENVVSEYSHENAVADGVNVGYDVYTIETEITKNGAQIKAKEFVDKREKLSRRKRWEQLDDDYIYTSSKLDKDVVNPSQMRNVIRTFKDKLPEIFPGRQEVPKTLIFAKTDSHADDIIQIVREEFGEGNAFCKKVTYKPEEGDDPKSVLSAFRNDYNPRIAVTVDMIATGTDVKPLECLLFMRDVKSRNYFEQMKGRGTRIMGFDDLKKVTPSVASAKTHFVVVDAVGVTKSMKTDSRPLERKKGVALKDLLAAVTMGAKDEDLYVSLANRLARLGRQLTEEEKEAFATKAGGKTFSQAVNDLLSAYNPDVIDSKAFEIQLRQPEIQGGEAKAKAQQELIDVARSTFSGELNEYIENVRRVHEQIIDTVNIDTVTRAEWDRDAVLRADEIIIDFKAYLESHKDEITALKIFYNQPYKRREVTFEMIKEVLKRLKMDKPQLAPTRVWQAYEQLEKVNGNSPRSELTALVSLIRRVTEIDSVLTAYDLTVNRNFQEWVFSKQAGTLKFNEEQMNWLRMIKDHVTNSFHLELEDLDYQPFDTLGGRGRMYQLFGDEMNGIISELNEALAA comes from the coding sequence ATGATTCAAAACCAGAGCCCTGAACAAAAAGCCAGAGATACTATTGATGGAAAACTAATTAATTCTGGCTGGGTAGTGCAAGAGAAAGACAGAATAGACTGGAAAGTATCGCAGGGGATTGCGATTAAGGAATATCTGACAGATGTAGGACCTGCTGATTATGTCCTCTTTATTGATAGGTCGCCTGTTGGGATTATTGAGGCTAAGAAGGCTGAGGAAGGACACAAACTGACAGCTGTTGAGGAACAGTCTTTGGGGTATGCGTCAAGCAAGCTAAAGTATTTAGATAATGGGCCGTTACCTTTCGTTTATGAGAGCAATGGGGAATTGACAAGGTTTACCGACTACCGTGACCCTAAGCCTAGGTCTAGGCCAGTTTTTTCTTTTCATAGACCTGAGACCTTTAGGGGATGGCTGGGGAAGGATAAATCACTGAGGACAAGACTTCATGACATTCCGGGGCTTGGGACAAGGGGAATGCGGGATTGTCAGGTGAGGGCAATTGTCAAGCTCGAGGAATCATTTAAAGACAATCGCCCGAGGGCACTGATACAGATGGCAACGGGTTCCGGGAAGACCTATACTGCTATCACATTCATTTATCGGCTGCTGAAATATGCAGATGCGAAGAAGATATTGTTCCTTGTTGATACCAGGAACCTTGGGGAGCAGGCTGAACAGGAGTTTATGGCCTATGTACCAAACGATGATAATCGTAAGTTCACTGAATTATATAATGTCCAGAGGCTGCGTTCGAGTTACATATCATCGGACAGCCAGGTGTGCATCTCGACCATACAGCGTCTTTATTCGATACTAAAGGATGAAGAGCTGGATGAGGATATGGAAAAGGAGAATCCTGCTGAGAAGGGATGGCAGCCTAAGGAACCACTACCTGTAGTTTATAATGAGAAGATACCAATCGAGACATTCGATTTTGTGGTTATCGACGAGTGTCATCGTTCGATATACAACCTGTGGCAGCAGGTGCTGGATTATTTTGATGCTTTCCTGATAGGGCTGACAGCGACGCCGGATAAGAGAACATTCGGTTTCTTCAATGAGAATGTTGTCAGTGAATACAGTCATGAGAACGCGGTTGCTGATGGTGTTAATGTAGGCTATGATGTGTACACTATCGAAACCGAGATAACCAAGAACGGGGCACAGATAAAAGCGAAGGAATTTGTGGACAAGCGGGAAAAACTCAGCCGAAGGAAACGCTGGGAGCAACTGGACGATGACTACATATACACATCGAGTAAGCTTGACAAGGATGTTGTTAATCCCAGTCAGATGCGGAATGTGATTAGAACCTTTAAGGACAAGTTGCCTGAGATTTTTCCGGGCAGGCAAGAAGTTCCAAAAACCCTGATATTCGCGAAGACCGACAGTCATGCTGATGATATTATACAGATTGTGAGGGAAGAGTTCGGGGAAGGCAATGCTTTTTGCAAGAAGGTGACCTATAAACCTGAGGAAGGCGATGACCCAAAGTCTGTGCTTTCGGCTTTCCGCAATGATTACAATCCCAGGATAGCTGTAACAGTAGATATGATAGCAACAGGCACCGACGTGAAACCACTAGAATGTCTGCTTTTCATGAGGGATGTGAAGAGCCGTAATTACTTCGAGCAGATGAAGGGGCGTGGCACGAGAATCATGGGATTCGATGACCTCAAGAAGGTGACTCCTTCGGTTGCTTCTGCAAAGACGCATTTTGTGGTTGTGGATGCTGTGGGTGTGACTAAGTCCATGAAGACCGATAGCAGACCTCTGGAGCGCAAGAAAGGGGTGGCTCTGAAAGACCTGCTTGCGGCTGTGACGATGGGTGCAAAGGACGAGGACCTTTATGTGTCGCTTGCTAACCGGCTGGCCAGACTTGGCAGGCAACTCACTGAGGAAGAGAAGGAAGCCTTTGCTACAAAGGCCGGTGGAAAAACATTTAGTCAAGCTGTGAACGATTTGCTTAGTGCGTATAATCCTGATGTTATTGATTCTAAGGCTTTTGAAATACAGTTGAGACAACCGGAGATTCAAGGGGGTGAGGCTAAGGCAAAAGCACAACAGGAACTTATTGATGTTGCAAGGTCGACTTTCTCAGGCGAGCTGAACGAGTATATTGAAAATGTGCGCAGAGTTCATGAACAGATTATTGATACAGTGAATATTGATACTGTAACTAGGGCCGAATGGGACAGGGACGCTGTGTTGAGGGCAGATGAGATTATCATCGATTTTAAGGCATACTTGGAATCACACAAGGATGAGATTACCGCGCTGAAAATATTTTATAATCAGCCCTACAAGCGCAGGGAAGTGACCTTTGAAATGATTAAGGAGGTGTTGAAGCGACTGAAAATGGACAAGCCTCAGTTAGCACCGACGCGGGTGTGGCAGGCTTATGAGCAGCTTGAGAAGGTCAATGGTAATTCCCCCAGAAGCGAGCTTACGGCCCTTGTATCACTTATTCGCAGGGTTACTGAGATAGACTCTGTATTGACCGCTTACGACCTGACTGTGAACCGTAACTTCCAGGAATGGGTTTTTAGCAAGCAAGCCGGAACCTTGAAGTTCAATGAGGAGCAGATGAACTGGTTGCGCATGATAAAGGACCATGTTACCAACAGTTTCCATCTGGAGCTCGAGGACTTGGATTATCAACCCTTCGACACCTTAGGGGGACGGGGCAGGATGTATCAGCTCTTTGGTGACGAGATGAACGGGATTATTAGTGAATTGAATGAGGCACTGGCGGCTTAA
- a CDS encoding type II secretion system protein E translates to MSVIGDPLSAKGIAYAFRKHAKDPWTLPKLINTGSISPLAAGLLSFIMDGQASVLVAGGVGAGKTSLLSAMLLEIPQKYRILTIEDTPEIPIEQLQEMGWKVQGLNSQSAIIKYGIEIEPSMALRASLRLGSSSLVMGEVRGPEVSVLYEAMQVGAAGNSVIGTIHGSSTRSVYERIVHTLGVPTASFKSTDAVIVCSNTRIEGSMVSKRRVIQIAEVNENWDPRDTDTVFSDVLKYNASLDSLVPADIMDRGQSVLISKIADKWGMSIGQASQNIRLRAKIKEKMADYGRKDAFFVESFTVSTANNMFWLLTEEEKNSQGGSDPERIYRRWSEWFEDFASKHSPQFAQHTDEFPGTDENALIAAGGFSEQ, encoded by the coding sequence GTGTCGGTCATCGGGGATCCCCTTAGTGCAAAAGGAATAGCCTATGCGTTCAGGAAGCACGCAAAGGATCCCTGGACGCTTCCAAAACTCATCAACACCGGCTCCATATCCCCGCTGGCTGCGGGGCTGCTGAGCTTTATCATGGATGGGCAGGCCTCCGTACTTGTTGCGGGTGGCGTAGGAGCCGGCAAGACATCCCTGCTGAGCGCCATGCTGCTGGAGATACCCCAGAAGTACAGGATACTCACCATTGAGGATACACCGGAAATACCAATCGAGCAGCTTCAGGAGATGGGGTGGAAGGTGCAGGGACTTAACTCACAATCGGCCATCATAAAATATGGCATCGAAATAGAGCCTTCAATGGCGCTTAGGGCTTCTCTGAGGCTTGGGAGTTCATCCCTTGTAATGGGAGAGGTAAGGGGTCCCGAGGTTTCGGTCCTTTACGAAGCCATGCAGGTTGGCGCCGCCGGTAATTCGGTCATAGGTACTATCCACGGCTCATCAACGCGTTCGGTCTACGAGCGTATAGTGCACACACTTGGCGTCCCGACTGCATCTTTCAAGTCAACGGACGCAGTTATAGTTTGTAGCAATACCAGGATCGAGGGAAGCATGGTTTCAAAGCGCAGGGTTATCCAGATAGCCGAGGTCAACGAGAATTGGGACCCCCGGGACACCGACACTGTGTTCTCTGATGTACTGAAATATAACGCATCTCTTGATTCCCTGGTACCGGCTGATATAATGGACAGGGGACAGTCGGTGCTCATCAGCAAGATAGCAGACAAATGGGGTATGAGCATCGGCCAGGCCTCTCAGAATATACGCCTGAGAGCAAAGATCAAGGAGAAAATGGCGGATTACGGCAGGAAGGATGCATTCTTTGTGGAATCATTCACTGTCAGCACAGCAAACAATATGTTCTGGCTGCTCACAGAAGAAGAGAAAAACTCTCAGGGAGGATCTGATCCGGAGAGGATCTACAGGAGATGGTCGGAGTGGTTTGAGGATTTCGCATCAAAACACTCACCCCAATTTGCGCAGCATACGGATGAATTTCCTGGCACGGACGAAAACGCCCTGATAGCAGCAGGTGGTTTCTCTGAGCAATGA
- a CDS encoding flavoredoxin Flr has product MKRSIGAKPFVYPAPAWVIGTYDAFGTPNAATIAWGGISCSSPPCVSISLRKATYSYTNIMEKEAFTVNIPSEEYVKHTDYCGMASGKDENKFETTGLTPVKSDLVYAPYIQEFPIVLECKLVHSFEIGLHTQFIGEIMDIRAEESVLDERGVPDIEKVRPVIFGPEIRNYYGVGKVLGKAFSIGKEMK; this is encoded by the coding sequence ATGAAAAGATCCATAGGAGCTAAACCATTTGTTTATCCTGCACCTGCATGGGTGATCGGTACATATGATGCGTTCGGCACCCCGAATGCAGCGACCATTGCATGGGGAGGAATTTCCTGCTCAAGCCCTCCCTGTGTTAGCATATCTCTTCGGAAAGCGACCTACAGCTACACCAATATTATGGAAAAAGAGGCGTTCACTGTAAACATACCTTCAGAAGAATATGTGAAACACACGGACTATTGCGGGATGGCAAGCGGAAAGGATGAGAATAAGTTTGAGACTACCGGCCTCACACCCGTGAAAAGTGACCTGGTATATGCGCCTTATATCCAGGAATTCCCAATTGTACTTGAATGCAAGCTGGTACACAGTTTTGAGATTGGGCTCCATACGCAGTTCATCGGGGAAATCATGGACATCCGGGCAGAGGAATCCGTGCTGGATGAGAGAGGTGTGCCTGATATAGAAAAGGTGAGACCTGTCATATTCGGGCCGGAAATCCGGAATTATTATGGGGTTGGTAAAGTACTGGGCAAGGCTTTCTCCATCGGCAAGGAGATGAAATAA